GCAAGATCAACAAGCTGTCCTGTCGGCCCAGGGTTATGCAGTAATGTTTCTTCTATATAATCAAAAACTCCTTCCCCTTCATGAATGTGTCCTGAAAATACGATGAGTGGTTGAAATTCTTCAATGAATTTTCGAAAACTAATAGTTCCGCTATGGTAATCTCTAAAAGGAACATCAAGTGCGGTGTTGTGTGGTGGTGCGTGTAATATAAGAATTGTTTTATGCGGATCTTGTACTTTTGTTTTGATTTCTTTTGCAAACTCTTCGAATTCTTCATCAATAAAGTCAAATCCCCCTCCGCCATAAGTTATGATGGTGAAATCTCCTGCTTGGATGATTTCTTTATGGGAAAAATCTAATTCGTTTATTTGTGCTGTTGTTTGTCTAACAAGTTCTTCTTGTTCGTGGTTGCCATGCATGACAATGACTTTTTTAGGAAAGGTAGCGATAAGAGCGAGCATTTCTTCAAGATATTGGCCAAACCAGGTAAAGTCTCCTAGACAAACAATAATATCTGCTTCTTTTGCTTTTTGATGTAAGGCAAGAAAGCTTTCTATATCTCCGTGGTTATCGCCGAATACGAGGAGTTTCATGCTAAGAGGTAATAAAGTGTTATTTTTAATAATTTACTTTATTGATTTCATGAATAAGGTATATGCTTTGGCTTATTTTATGTATAAGAATGCTATGTTGTTCTTTTCGTAATTCTTGTTCAATACGTTGTTGTATTTGTTTAATTTCATCTGCAAGAAGATGTGCTTTGGTCGTGTTTTCTTGATAGAATATGTGCATTGCTTTTTCAAATAGTGTTATTGCTTGTTTAAGATATATTTCTGATTGTTCTCGTTCTTTTTTGAGGTAATATTCAAATGGTGAAAGTGACATTTCTTCTAAAAAATCACCTATTTCTTCAATATAGATAATGGTTTGCCAGTAGCGAAGGAGCATAAGGGGATTTTCTTTTTTATGGCCTTGTGTATAAAGTCGTTCTTTGATGACTCGTCTGAGGAGTCGGGTAATTTTGTCAATGTTTTTTTCTCGCTCGACAATATCTTCTCTGAATTGTTTTAAATTTTGTTGTTTGTTGAGTTGTTCAATGAGGTCTTTCATTATTGATTTTACGCCGTTATCGATTCGACGAATAAATGAATGGATGTTTAAATTTGTAGTGTCAATATATGTTTTGCAGATAATGCGATTTTTTGTGTGTTCTATGATTTCTAGGGCGGTAAAGAGTTTTATTCGCTCAGCGATTTCTTTTGCTTTTGTATAGAGCTCTTTTCCTTGGATGATGATGGTGGTAGCGTTGTTTTCATAGGCGCTGATAAGCTTTCGTGCAATCATTGAGCCTGTATCTGTTTCTTGAATAGTGAGCGTTTCTATTTGTTCTTCTTGCGTGTTTTCTTTTTCGGTGCTAATAATAAGTTGATTACTCACTTCTTCAACAAAAAGAACGTCTCCTTTAGTCATATTGTTGCGTTTTAGCCAGGTTGTAGGCATGGTTAGAACATAGGCGTTATGACCAAATTTAATCAGTTTGCGATAATCCATGATATTCAACATAAAATAAAACTATATAGTTTATATTTTTTATGGGTAAAACATATATATCTTAGTATTGTTTTATAAAAGCACCTTGGGGGTGATGTATAATGGATGAGCGTTGGATTGAACAATTAGAAGAGTTTGTTAAAGAGCGAGACAATGTTGAAAACGATATTTATAAAGAAGACTTTGTTGATTTATTGCTCGAAGATGATGAACTCAGTTTTGAAGAAGCGGCTTTCATGATGGGTTATGTAAGCTAAAAAGAGGTTTTGTTTCTTGACGTTTAAGAGTTGGCTAAAAAGCCTT
The Candidatus Woesearchaeota archaeon DNA segment above includes these coding regions:
- a CDS encoding metallophosphoesterase; the protein is MKLLVFGDNHGDIESFLALHQKAKEADIIVCLGDFTWFGQYLEEMLALIATFPKKVIVMHGNHEQEELVRQTTAQINELDFSHKEIIQAGDFTIITYGGGGFDFIDEEFEEFAKEIKTKVQDPHKTILILHAPPHNTALDVPFRDYHSGTISFRKFIEEFQPLIVFSGHIHEGEGVFDYIEETLLHNPGPTGQLVDLANLHKQRITGKQVKFIK